Genomic segment of Candidatus Spechtbacterales bacterium:
TCTTCTTTATTTAATTTAATGTTGTCCATATGTTTTAATTTAAGTTTATGTAATTTTGGGTTGCCTTGCGGCTGGGAATAATGGTCTTTAAAAATATTTTTTCTTCATCTTCAACAAACGGAACCAGATACGCGTAATCCTCTACACCTACAACAAATATTCGCTGCTGAGGATATTTTTCTTTATTATGATGTTCCAAAATATCCAAAAGGCCACCTTCGTTAATAGCCACCAACACCTCCTCAAAACTTATTCTTCTTTCCTTAATAAGTTGTTCGTTTTTCTCCGGGTCCCAGTCAAAATATTTCATATTGCTTTATATACATTGTATATACATTATTTATGAGTGTCAAGTGAAAAATCGGTTTCTGGATTAACTTGTACTTCCTTGTGCGCTACAAGTGATTTTGATATTTGGATGAAGCGCAAGGAAGCGCCGAGCAACGGAACGGAGCTTAGTTACTGCTAAGTGGAGTGAGTAGCGCAGGTACTGACACAGCGGTTCGCCAAATAGGAAATCGCTACTCCTCGCGATGCTTCGGAGTAACCCATCCCCACGGTCACTTGATTTTCCCCGACCCCCTTCTTTTAAAACCTTGCGGTTTCAACATTTTGCGCCTACTGGCGCAAAACTACTTCCACCACGGGGAAAATCGGTTTCTGGCTTACTCCTCTCGAAACTTCGGAGTAACCCAGAAACCCATATACTTACCGAACATTAACCTCGTTTGGGCCTCTATGGCGGGGAAAGCGCCGAATATTATTAAGTGAAAAGGAATTAAGAGCCACTGGAGAACCATAATTACATACTTATGCTTTCCGTATTTTGGAGGACGCGGAGGTAAAAGCAAAATACTCAAATATGCGGACGAGACAAGACCAATCATAGCTATGGTTAAAAGCCAGCGAACAGTAACTAACTGATTATATGACTGTAATGTGCTGTTATACTCATCACCTCCTAAAACAAGGGGCAACCAACCCATTATAAACAATAGTAAGGCATGTGTTGCCCAGGAGTAAAATCCCTCTATTTTATTAAACGCGTGGCGGAAAAACGACCAGAAAGGAATAATATTACCATTATCTCCTGACAACTTAGCGTTTTTGTGCGACTTATAATACCCAAACAGAAGATAAGGAATATTCTCCGCCCCGTAAGCCCACCTGCGCATTTGTTTATATATATTTTTTAAAGTCTTAAAATAGGAACCTGCAACATTGGCGTCCATTGCCACAGGATAATACAGGCTTGTAACCCGGTAATCTCCGCCATATTTTAAAAAGCATTGAAAAAATATCCTAGAATCTTCCGAAACCACATTTGTCTGCCAGAAGCCCACATCTACAAGTGTCTTAAATGGCATAGAATGAGACGAAAAAGTTGTTTGCTTCTCAGGCCGCTCCTGGCTTAAGGTGTGCCAAAAGGTGGTAGAAAACGCGCTTATCCTGCTTAAAGCCGGGGCTTGCCATATGTTATTTATAAACATTGGGATTGGCTGATAGCTTGAGCGATAAGGGTTTTCAATTGTGAGAAAATGATAACTTAAGCAGGAAAAATATCTAGGGTAAACAACGGTATCCACATCAAATGTAGATACAAGAATATTGTCATAAGGAATATTGTGGGTATCTAGTACCTCCTCTTTAACTCTTTTTGCGGCCCATGTTTCATTTGAACCCTTACCTGCAACTTCACCGGGCAAACCCTCCGGATGGCGTGTTACAAAAATCTTATAAAATTTATCACCATATTTTTTCTCAATTCGCGCAGCAACATCTAAAGCATGCTCCCCTGCCCTCTCTTCTGTTGCTAAAACAACTATCATCTTCTCCTTTGGCCAATCTGTATCAAGCAAAGACTCAAACGAGCCATCCACTATTTCAAATGACTCTGTGTACATAGGCAAAATAACAAGATGCCAGATGTCACTCCAGTCACCAACTTTTGCTTTATAGCTTTCCCTGGGTAAATGTTTTAATTTTTCTATCCAGTTTATCTTTTCGTGACGAAGCATTATCTTATAAGCGCTTCTTGTGTGAATAGCCAAATAAACAGATTTTAAAAGCCAAAAGAAAGCAAACGCGATAATAAGCATGCTCATCCACAAGGGCTTCCGCCATGAAAGAAACACAACAAAAATAAAAGTAAACCAAACCAAAAAGCCGGGTATCATCTCAAATGCCCTATATAATCTTCTCTCTTTTTTATCTTTTATGTCGGCGGCACGACCAACAAACAAATGTTTATACGAGTCTTCCATTACAGTGTATTAGTGTACACAATTAAACGCTGTTTTGCAATAAAAAAACCCCGTAAATACGGGGTTCAATTTCTTGCCAAAATTTTAAAACACCATGAAATAGCCTTTTCCTCTGCCTGTATTTCACATGTCCTTTCTTCATAATCTTTGGAGTAATCAATCTTAATTCCCTCGAAACCTTGAAGTGTGTGTGTAAGTTCATGAAACAGCGTCTCAAGAAAATCGCGCTCATCTTTTATGCTTTTAACAAACACAACAATGTCTCCCCAGGCAAAAGCGTTGCCTTCATCTTCTCTAAAGGTATGCGAGGCACGCCCCCACACCTTAGATTTTCTAAAAAGTATGGCAACTCTTCGCTCCTTACACAAAGGAAAGCCCTCTTCTTCAAAAAATTTCTCAATGTATTCAATGAGGCGCTCTTTTGATACGAATTTTTTGGCAAAACCAAAATGTCCCAAAAGAATGTAAGGATGTTCTGATAACTCAAAAAGGTCGGGGTCGTCATGACCTGTCATTACATAATCCGGGGCATCTTTCAAGTTAAACCTCCTTTATTGTAT
This window contains:
- a CDS encoding BrnT family toxin, with translation MKYFDWDPEKNEQLIKERRISFEEVLVAINEGGLLDILEHHNKEKYPQQRIFVVGVEDYAYLVPFVEDEEKIFLKTIIPSRKATQNYINLN
- a CDS encoding glycosyltransferase family 2 protein — translated: MEDSYKHLFVGRAADIKDKKERRLYRAFEMIPGFLVWFTFIFVVFLSWRKPLWMSMLIIAFAFFWLLKSVYLAIHTRSAYKIMLRHEKINWIEKLKHLPRESYKAKVGDWSDIWHLVILPMYTESFEIVDGSFESLLDTDWPKEKMIVVLATEERAGEHALDVAARIEKKYGDKFYKIFVTRHPEGLPGEVAGKGSNETWAAKRVKEEVLDTHNIPYDNILVSTFDVDTVVYPRYFSCLSYHFLTIENPYRSSYQPIPMFINNIWQAPALSRISAFSTTFWHTLSQERPEKQTTFSSHSMPFKTLVDVGFWQTNVVSEDSRIFFQCFLKYGGDYRVTSLYYPVAMDANVAGSYFKTLKNIYKQMRRWAYGAENIPYLLFGYYKSHKNAKLSGDNGNIIPFWSFFRHAFNKIEGFYSWATHALLLFIMGWLPLVLGGDEYNSTLQSYNQLVTVRWLLTIAMIGLVSSAYLSILLLPPRPPKYGKHKYVIMVLQWLLIPFHLIIFGAFPAIEAQTRLMFGKYMGFWVTPKFREE
- a CDS encoding DUF3920 family protein is translated as MKDAPDYVMTGHDDPDLFELSEHPYILLGHFGFAKKFVSKERLIEYIEKFFEEEGFPLCKERRVAILFRKSKVWGRASHTFREDEGNAFAWGDIVVFVKSIKDERDFLETLFHELTHTLQGFEGIKIDYSKDYEERTCEIQAEEKAISWCFKILARN